One region of Rana temporaria chromosome 9, aRanTem1.1, whole genome shotgun sequence genomic DNA includes:
- the LOC120914598 gene encoding elongation factor 1-beta-like, whose amino-acid sequence MGFGNLKATTGLKVLNEFLLADKSYIEGYVPSQADIAVFKALSGTPPAELFHALHWYNYIKSYEKQKASLPGVKKPMGKYGPVNIEDTTDSAPKDAKEDDDDDIDLFGSDDEEESEEAKRIRDKLLAQYESKNSKKPALIAKSSILLDVKPWDDETDMAKLEEYVRSIQMDGLVWGSFKLVPVGYTIKKLQIQCVVEDDKVGTDVLEEKITAFEDYVQSMHVAAFNKIQLHTQHSTSLGT is encoded by the coding sequence ATGGGTTTCGGAAATCTCAAAGCAACCACCGGCCTCAAGGTGCTGAATGAGTTCCTCCTGGCTGATAAGAGCTACATCGAGGGGTATGTTCCCTCCCAAGCTGATATTGCAGTATTTAAGGCACTCTCAGGCACTCCCCCTGCTGAGCTTTTCCATGCTTTACATTGGTATAACTACATAAAGTCATACGAGAAGCAAAAAGCTAGTTTGCCTGGAGTGAAGAAACCCATGGGCAAATATGGTCCAGTGAATATTGAAGACACAACAGATAGTGCACCTAAGGATGCTAAAGAAGATGACGATGATGACATTGACTTGTTTGGCTCAGATGATGAAGAGGAAAGTGAAGAAGCAAAGAGAATCAGAGACAAACTTTTGGCACAATATGAATCAAAGAATTCAAAAAAGCCTGCACTTATCGCcaaatcttccatcctgcttgATGTGAAACCATGGGATGATGAAACAGACATGGCAAAATTAGAAGAATATGTTCGAAGTATTCAGATGGATGGCTTGGTTTGGGGATCATTCAAGCTTGTTCCTGTTGGGTACACTATCAAGAAGCTGCAAATCCAGTGTGTCGTGGAAGATGACAAAGTTGGCACAGATGTCCTAGAGGAGAAAATTACAGCATTTGAAGACTATGTACAGTCCATGCATGTTGCCGCTTTTAACAAGATCCAATTACATACACAACACAGCACTTCATTGGGCACTTAA